Proteins encoded within one genomic window of Nonomuraea gerenzanensis:
- a CDS encoding FtsX-like permease family protein, producing MRIRLLARVHLGTVAVLFVLTLSACVLVAGLPRAMQGSYDEALRRALSAAPAAQTDLTVTVESHGQAEDLRERAQFDTRERLWREILPARLRPLTAGAGHMSAKTSLTPVTGTSGGMYVNLGWLSDADRRVDWVQGRAPGAPATARHEGETIPVFEVGVVEEALPEMGLRLGQTITLGENDYAAVQIVGVFRAKDPGDRSWSHESDLLHVIEQQPPGGKDHVKHITTLMSDAGLSALSGEGRNLSYRWVLPLDARAADALDVPGLRAAVAEFARVVGLQTTGSPYHVETALPKLLGDFLAALSTAQTVMYLVLGGLLAVALGVIVLAVQLLGDRLDHPLSLARARGGSLPQVAGTAAALTGLAVVPAALIGYALAFLVPGPALPIVHAGPVIVVVVAVLFAAGRSARVHRTPLRGSRDDVATARPSAKRITLEVLVVGLALAGAYLLRARGLSASGGQDPFLLVVPVALTAAAALITLRCYPYPLRLLVRLTSRGRAAVPFLGLTRAARARSGSLLPVLILLPALGVSVFAAVVSDGIATTQRTASWQQVGAPIRVTSESEIPAEAIERVRRLAGVERVVLAQTGRVQVGYGAEQAEAIAVDVAQWRRLLDGAPVGLPPLSDGALVSPELRGRGTFEIGWQSRLKLATRGVVASVPGFYTEGKFLVVPIGVQTRPAVNTLLIQGEAALPELARLVPSAVVTSQESALRAIQDDPLTSTVRWTLVIVTVALAAYALIAVVLSLVIGAAERARAVSFLRTLGLSERQAQRLTVLEILPMILVTALVGLGLGLGLPAALGPGVDLSSYAGDLPVGDYSLDLLLPGALTAGLAAVAVLGAYAHTAISRRRSLGTVLRVGDLP from the coding sequence GTGAGGATCCGGCTGCTCGCCCGGGTGCACCTGGGCACGGTGGCCGTGCTCTTCGTGCTCACGTTGAGCGCGTGTGTGCTGGTCGCGGGCCTGCCGAGGGCGATGCAGGGCTCCTACGACGAGGCCCTGCGCCGCGCGCTGAGCGCCGCCCCCGCCGCCCAGACTGACCTGACGGTGACCGTGGAGTCCCACGGGCAGGCCGAGGACCTGCGCGAACGCGCCCAGTTCGACACCCGCGAACGCCTCTGGCGGGAGATCCTGCCCGCCCGGCTGCGCCCGCTGACCGCCGGCGCCGGTCACATGAGCGCCAAGACCTCGCTCACGCCGGTCACGGGCACCAGCGGCGGCATGTACGTCAACCTGGGCTGGCTCTCCGACGCCGACCGGCGTGTGGACTGGGTCCAGGGGCGGGCGCCGGGCGCCCCCGCGACGGCGCGTCACGAGGGCGAGACGATCCCCGTCTTCGAGGTCGGGGTCGTGGAGGAGGCACTGCCCGAGATGGGCCTGCGGCTCGGCCAGACGATCACCCTCGGCGAGAACGACTACGCCGCCGTGCAGATCGTCGGCGTCTTCCGGGCCAAGGATCCGGGCGACCGCTCCTGGTCACACGAATCCGACCTCCTCCACGTCATCGAGCAGCAGCCGCCCGGCGGCAAGGACCACGTCAAGCACATCACCACGCTGATGTCCGACGCCGGGCTGAGCGCGCTCAGCGGCGAGGGGCGCAACCTGTCCTACCGCTGGGTCCTGCCCCTCGACGCGCGGGCCGCCGACGCGCTGGACGTGCCCGGCCTGCGGGCGGCCGTCGCCGAGTTCGCGCGGGTGGTGGGCTTGCAGACCACCGGCAGCCCGTACCACGTCGAGACCGCGCTGCCCAAGCTGCTCGGCGACTTCCTGGCCGCGCTGTCCACCGCGCAGACCGTGATGTACCTGGTGCTCGGCGGGCTGCTGGCGGTCGCGCTGGGCGTGATCGTGCTGGCCGTGCAGCTCCTGGGCGACCGGCTGGACCACCCGCTGAGCCTGGCGCGGGCGCGCGGCGGGTCGCTGCCGCAGGTGGCGGGCACGGCCGCGGCCCTGACCGGGCTGGCGGTGGTGCCCGCGGCGCTGATCGGGTACGCGCTGGCGTTCCTGGTGCCCGGGCCCGCGTTGCCGATCGTGCATGCCGGGCCGGTGATCGTGGTGGTCGTGGCCGTGCTCTTCGCCGCCGGGCGTTCGGCGCGCGTGCACCGCACGCCGCTGCGCGGCTCCCGCGACGACGTGGCCACCGCCCGGCCGTCCGCCAAGCGGATCACGCTGGAGGTGCTCGTCGTGGGGCTCGCGCTGGCGGGGGCGTACCTGCTGCGGGCCAGAGGGCTGAGCGCGTCCGGCGGGCAGGACCCGTTCCTGCTCGTGGTGCCGGTCGCGCTGACCGCGGCGGCGGCGCTGATCACGTTGCGGTGCTACCCCTACCCGCTGCGGCTGCTCGTCCGGCTGACCTCGCGCGGCCGGGCGGCGGTCCCGTTCCTGGGGCTGACCAGGGCGGCCAGGGCCCGGTCCGGCAGCCTGCTGCCCGTGTTGATCCTGCTGCCGGCGCTGGGCGTGTCCGTGTTCGCGGCCGTGGTCTCCGACGGGATCGCGACCACGCAGCGGACGGCGTCCTGGCAGCAGGTGGGCGCGCCGATCAGGGTGACCTCGGAGAGCGAGATCCCGGCCGAGGCGATCGAGCGGGTGCGCCGCCTGGCCGGCGTCGAGCGGGTCGTGCTCGCGCAGACGGGACGGGTGCAGGTCGGCTACGGCGCCGAGCAGGCCGAGGCCATCGCCGTGGACGTGGCCCAGTGGCGGCGGCTCCTCGACGGCGCCCCCGTCGGCCTGCCCCCGCTGTCCGACGGCGCGCTCGTCTCGCCGGAGCTGCGCGGGCGCGGCACGTTCGAGATCGGCTGGCAGTCTCGGCTCAAGCTGGCCACGCGCGGCGTCGTCGCGTCGGTGCCCGGGTTCTACACCGAGGGCAAGTTCCTGGTCGTGCCCATCGGGGTGCAGACCAGGCCCGCCGTGAACACGCTGCTGATCCAGGGGGAGGCCGCGCTTCCCGAGCTGGCGCGGCTGGTCCCGTCGGCCGTCGTCACCTCCCAGGAGAGCGCTCTGCGGGCCATCCAGGACGATCCGCTGACGAGCACGGTGCGCTGGACGCTGGTGATCGTGACGGTGGCGCTGGCGGCGTACGCGCTGATCGCCGTCGTCCTGTCGCTGGTGATCGGGGCCGCGGAGCGGGCGCGGGCGGTGTCGTTCCTGCGCACGCTGGGCCTGTCGGAACGGCAGGCGCAGCGCCTGACCGTCCTGGAGATCCTGCCCATGATCCTCGTCACCGCGCTGGTCGGGCTGGGCCTGGGCCTCGGGCTGCCCGCCGCGCTCGGGCCCGGCGTGGACCTGTCGTCGTACGCCGGTGACCTGCCCGTCGGCGACTACTCGCTCGACCTGCTCCTGCCCGGCGCGCTGACGGCCGGGCTGGCCGCCGTCGCCGTGCTCGGCGCGTACGCGCACACCGCCATCAGCCGGCGCCGCAGCCTCGGCACCGTACTCCGAGTGGGAGACCTCCCATGA
- a CDS encoding ABC transporter ATP-binding protein, which produces MNPTLSELEAKAGRPAAAFGGDAHIVCDNLVRIYKTEGVEVVALQGLDLVIDKGELVAVVGASGSGKSTLLNVLSGLDVPTAGVARVAGMDLLSMSAKDRLRYRRSVVGFIWQQTARNLLPYLTARENVELPMKLARAARKGRALELLELLGVASCAGRRPAELSGGEQQRVAIAVALANSPQLILADEPTGELDSETSEQVFDALRKANRELGVTVVIVTHDPLVSEQVDRTVGIRDGRTSSETLRREGAEGQIIAEEYAVLDRVGRLQLPRDFMNALDMERRVRLELESDHIGVWPAREEPTHD; this is translated from the coding sequence ATGAACCCGACCCTGTCAGAGCTGGAAGCCAAGGCCGGACGGCCCGCCGCCGCGTTCGGCGGCGACGCGCACATCGTGTGCGACAACCTCGTGCGCATCTACAAGACCGAGGGCGTCGAGGTCGTCGCGCTGCAGGGCCTGGACCTGGTGATCGACAAGGGCGAACTGGTCGCCGTCGTCGGGGCGTCCGGGTCCGGCAAGTCGACGCTGCTGAACGTGCTGTCGGGGCTGGACGTGCCGACCGCCGGCGTGGCCAGGGTGGCGGGGATGGACCTGCTGTCGATGAGCGCCAAGGACCGGCTGCGCTACCGGCGCTCCGTGGTCGGGTTCATCTGGCAGCAGACGGCGCGCAACCTGCTGCCGTACCTGACCGCGCGCGAGAACGTCGAGCTGCCCATGAAGCTGGCGCGCGCCGCGCGCAAGGGGCGGGCCCTGGAGCTGCTTGAACTGCTCGGCGTCGCCTCCTGTGCGGGCCGCAGGCCGGCCGAGCTGTCGGGCGGCGAGCAGCAGCGCGTGGCCATCGCCGTCGCCCTGGCCAACTCCCCGCAGCTCATCCTGGCCGACGAGCCGACGGGCGAGCTCGACAGCGAGACGTCGGAGCAGGTGTTCGACGCGCTGCGCAAGGCCAACAGGGAGCTGGGGGTGACCGTGGTCATCGTCACGCACGACCCGCTGGTCTCGGAGCAGGTGGACCGGACGGTGGGCATCCGCGACGGCCGCACCAGCAGCGAGACCCTGCGGCGCGAGGGCGCCGAGGGGCAGATCATCGCCGAGGAGTACGCCGTGCTCGACCGGGTGGGACGCCTCCAGCTCCCCCGCGACTTCATGAACGCCCTCGACATGGAACGCCGGGTCCGCCTCGAACTCGAATCCGACCATATCGGCGTATGGCCCGCCCGAGAGGAGCCCACCCATGACTGA